A region from the Saccharicrinis carchari genome encodes:
- a CDS encoding type B 50S ribosomal protein L31 yields MKKEIHPDNYRLVAFKDMSNDEVFITRSTANAKDTIEIDGVQYPLLKLEISNTSHPFYTGKMKLVDTAGRVDKFRNRYQKHMDSKKK; encoded by the coding sequence ATGAAAAAGGAAATTCATCCGGATAATTATCGCTTGGTTGCTTTCAAAGATATGTCAAACGACGAGGTTTTTATCACTCGTTCTACAGCAAATGCCAAAGATACAATTGAAATTGACGGAGTACAGTATCCATTGTTGAAACTTGAGATCTCCAACACATCTCACCCTTTTTACACAGGTAAGATGAAACTTGTTGATACCGCAGGACGTGTTGATAAGTTTAGAAACAGATATCAAAAACATATGGACAGCAAAAAAAAATAA
- the lon gene encoding endopeptidase La, protein MKDIKISIDNFGLNEEYASETEFIPIVSDESADEVDFDMPDTLPILPLRNTVLFPGVIVPISLGRDKSLKLVREVQRGNGIFGAVAQKQVETEEPGIDDIYKVGTVAKVIKMLEMPDGSTSAIIQGKVRFKMEELLESDPFFKARVSQLQDIIPLDDKTRDYEALVSSLKDLSLRIIKYSSNIPPEASFAVKNIENATFLINFICSNAEISVKEKQDLLQMDELKEKGMKLLEHLTREVQLLELKSDIQSKVKLDIDQQQREYMLHQQMKTIQDELGSSPLEQEVRDLKALGEKKKWGKEISELFYKEVDKLERLNPASGEYSVQHNYLQTLLDIPWNEYTEDRFDMESAEKVLDRDHFGLDGVKERILEHLAVLKLKGDLKSPIICLYGPPGVGKTSLGKSVADALGRKYARMSLGGVHDESEIRGHRKTYIGAMPGRIIHNIKKAGSANPVFILDEIDKIGSSGHGDPASALLEVLDPEQNEKFHDNFLEVDFDLSKVIFIATANTLGNISQPLLDRMELIEVTGYILDEKCEIAKRHLWPKQLENHGIPKSKLTVSKKTMSFIIENYTRESGVRELNKTLAKLARKYALKIATGKKVAKAISIDNVKENLGVERFTKEKWQDSHVPGVVTGLAWTAVGGEILYVESSLSKGIGKLTLTGNLGDVMKESAVLALEYIKSNCKEFGINEKVFDQKNIHVHVPEGAIPKDGPSAGITMATALMSAFTGRKVKKRIAMTGEITLRGKVLPVGGIKEKILAAKRAGIKEIILSNSNLKDVAEIKDMYIEGLEFHYVNTIKETLDHVLV, encoded by the coding sequence ATGAAAGATATTAAAATCTCAATTGATAACTTTGGTTTAAATGAGGAGTACGCTTCAGAAACAGAATTTATTCCCATTGTTTCTGATGAGAGTGCGGATGAGGTAGATTTTGATATGCCGGATACACTACCCATTTTGCCATTGCGTAACACCGTATTATTTCCGGGGGTAATCGTACCCATTTCGCTGGGTCGCGATAAGTCTTTAAAACTGGTACGTGAAGTACAGCGGGGGAACGGTATTTTTGGTGCCGTAGCCCAAAAACAGGTGGAAACTGAGGAGCCCGGGATAGACGATATATACAAGGTAGGTACGGTGGCCAAGGTGATTAAGATGCTGGAAATGCCGGATGGCTCTACGTCGGCCATCATACAGGGTAAGGTGCGTTTTAAAATGGAAGAACTGTTGGAATCAGATCCTTTTTTTAAAGCACGTGTAAGCCAACTGCAAGACATTATACCCTTAGATGACAAAACCCGCGATTACGAGGCTTTGGTAAGCTCCCTGAAGGACCTTTCGCTACGTATTATTAAATACTCAAGCAATATACCGCCCGAAGCATCTTTTGCCGTAAAAAACATTGAGAATGCCACTTTCCTTATCAACTTCATCTGCTCAAATGCCGAAATTTCTGTTAAAGAAAAGCAGGACTTATTGCAGATGGACGAATTGAAAGAAAAGGGTATGAAATTACTTGAGCACCTTACCCGTGAGGTACAACTACTCGAGTTAAAAAGCGACATTCAAAGCAAAGTTAAGCTCGATATCGACCAGCAACAGCGCGAATACATGCTGCACCAGCAAATGAAAACTATTCAGGATGAGCTGGGATCGAGCCCCTTAGAACAAGAAGTACGCGACTTAAAAGCCCTGGGCGAGAAGAAAAAATGGGGCAAAGAAATTTCAGAATTGTTTTACAAGGAAGTAGACAAGCTGGAGCGGCTCAACCCTGCTTCGGGTGAATACTCGGTACAGCACAATTACTTACAGACCTTGCTCGATATCCCCTGGAACGAATATACCGAGGACAGATTTGATATGGAATCGGCAGAAAAAGTGCTGGATAGAGACCACTTTGGTTTAGACGGTGTTAAGGAACGCATATTGGAACATTTGGCTGTGCTAAAACTAAAGGGCGACTTAAAATCGCCTATTATCTGTTTATACGGCCCTCCCGGTGTGGGTAAAACATCGCTGGGTAAATCGGTGGCCGATGCCTTGGGACGGAAATATGCCAGAATGTCACTCGGGGGTGTACACGATGAATCGGAAATTCGGGGGCACAGAAAAACCTATATTGGCGCCATGCCCGGAAGAATTATTCACAACATAAAAAAAGCCGGCAGTGCCAACCCTGTTTTTATCCTCGACGAGATTGATAAAATAGGAAGCAGTGGCCATGGCGATCCGGCTTCAGCGTTGTTAGAAGTGTTGGATCCGGAACAAAACGAAAAATTCCACGACAATTTTCTAGAAGTGGATTTTGACTTATCAAAGGTAATTTTTATCGCTACAGCCAACACCTTGGGTAACATCTCGCAACCACTGCTGGACAGGATGGAACTGATAGAGGTGACAGGTTATATATTAGACGAGAAATGCGAGATTGCCAAACGCCACTTATGGCCCAAGCAGCTCGAAAATCATGGTATCCCTAAAAGCAAGCTGACGGTTTCAAAAAAAACCATGAGCTTTATTATCGAAAATTACACCCGGGAGTCTGGTGTTAGGGAGTTGAATAAAACACTGGCAAAGCTGGCCCGCAAGTATGCCTTAAAAATAGCCACAGGAAAAAAGGTAGCTAAAGCCATCTCCATAGATAATGTAAAGGAAAATTTAGGGGTGGAACGCTTTACCAAGGAAAAATGGCAGGACAGCCACGTGCCCGGCGTTGTTACCGGCTTAGCCTGGACCGCTGTGGGCGGCGAAATACTTTATGTGGAAAGCAGCCTAAGCAAAGGTATCGGCAAACTCACCCTCACCGGTAATTTGGGCGATGTGATGAAAGAGTCGGCCGTACTGGCACTGGAATACATCAAAAGCAATTGCAAGGAATTTGGTATAAACGAAAAAGTATTCGACCAAAAAAATATCCATGTCCATGTTCCGGAAGGTGCCATTCCTAAGGACGGCCCATCGGCAGGAATAACCATGGCAACCGCGCTTATGTCGGCATTTACCGGACGTAAAGTTAAAAAGCGCATTGCCATGACCGGCGAAATAACACTTCGTGGAAAAGTATTGCCGGTAGGAGGCATCAAAGAAAAAATACTGGCTGCAAAAAGAGCAGGTATTAAAGAAATTATCCTGTCGAACAGTAACTTAAAAGATGTGGCCGAAATAAAGGATATGTACATTGAGGGCTTAGAATTCCATTATGTAAATACCATTAAAGAAACGCTGGATCATGTTCTTGTTTAA
- a CDS encoding AI-2E family transporter — protein MKDNLKYTLGFIAVAAGIFLLWYFKAIVFFIFISAILSLVTRPLYDFFRGKKRGKKEQRKLHMSKGMSAFATLLVMWAILLGFVSYVFPFLIAELQYLSTVDFNLILEKLEEFTQPIFAPLHNSSFGQESFPLISDQINDFLVATFDFGKLQIMLASVADFVGSTFIALFSISFITFFLIKDEWLLLEGIKLFVPESYYVGVDHMLWSINRLLRRYFIGIIIQISLISTLLVLGLLVIGLEFRHALIIGLFSGFVNIIPYLGPLIGGLFGTLVSLVVYLQLALPPPFLLYLGGIAMLYVIVQLLDNLVFQPVIFSTSVKAHPLEIFLVIIMAGYMAGMLGMFLAIPVYTIVRVVAKEFFSKYNLVRKLTGKL, from the coding sequence ATGAAAGACAACTTAAAATACACACTTGGTTTTATAGCCGTTGCGGCAGGCATATTTTTGCTCTGGTATTTTAAGGCAATCGTTTTTTTTATTTTTATATCGGCCATTTTATCCTTGGTCACCCGTCCGTTGTACGACTTTTTTAGGGGAAAAAAAAGAGGAAAAAAAGAACAACGAAAACTACATATGTCAAAAGGCATGAGTGCTTTTGCAACTTTGCTTGTTATGTGGGCTATACTGTTGGGATTTGTAAGTTATGTGTTCCCGTTTTTGATTGCTGAACTGCAATATCTCTCAACCGTGGATTTTAACCTGATACTCGAAAAGCTCGAAGAATTTACCCAGCCTATTTTTGCCCCGTTGCATAATTCCTCTTTTGGCCAGGAAAGCTTTCCCTTAATCAGCGATCAGATCAACGATTTTTTAGTGGCTACATTCGATTTTGGTAAGTTGCAGATAATGCTGGCATCGGTGGCCGATTTTGTGGGAAGTACCTTTATCGCCTTGTTTTCTATTTCGTTTATTACTTTTTTTTTAATAAAAGACGAATGGTTGTTGCTCGAAGGCATTAAGTTGTTTGTCCCTGAATCCTATTATGTAGGCGTCGATCACATGCTTTGGTCTATCAACCGGCTGTTGCGGAGGTACTTTATTGGCATCATCATTCAAATATCACTTATCTCCACCCTTTTGGTATTGGGTCTTTTGGTTATAGGTCTGGAGTTCAGGCATGCGTTAATTATAGGCCTGTTTTCGGGTTTTGTAAATATTATACCCTACCTGGGACCACTGATTGGTGGCTTGTTTGGCACTTTAGTATCCTTAGTAGTGTATCTGCAACTGGCCTTACCACCTCCTTTTTTACTGTACCTGGGAGGTATAGCTATGCTCTATGTTATAGTTCAATTGTTAGACAATCTGGTATTTCAGCCGGTTATTTTCTCTACAAGCGTAAAGGCGCATCCCCTCGAAATTTTTTTGGTAATTATTATGGCCGGATACATGGCGGGCATGTTAGGTATGTTCCTGGCCATTCCCGTTTATACCATTGTAAGGGTGGTGGCTAAGGAATTTTTCTCGAAATATAATCTGGTGCGTAAACTCACAGGGAAGTTATAA
- a CDS encoding LuxR C-terminal-related transcriptional regulator — protein MVQNVRRCLLTKMLLAFLFIALTGEEAFSARIIPTVKSFEKTDYKAGRQNWDIAKDKDGIIYFANTDGLLCNIFGEWTLHQLEKGGNVRAIHAENDTVWVGGIEEFGYFFKRDNGALVYSKLGDLDGEIVWKVIAYENQIIYQTYLGLIIYDKATKKVKRNTYTEEFWTITEWEGELWAIATGGIIGVIRDNRFYHREAFTEQVAEVRQVFIHDKRLFIVTFNDVFVYDKNTLTKLKLDAKFKNVQFFTGCSLNKSTLLLGTVTSGLISIDYKTGDYTSISTAEGLLDNTVLSLKTVEDKGVWLGLDYGIAKVEFKKTIYPIFAKGATYHIKDIGNKTYLSTNKGAFISENDQAFQFIEGSAGQVWRIRAVNKVLYMCHNEGAYKIINRKLQPVFEETGVMDIARFGQSDYYLLSAYHGVLLVKYTQGKFQFISNLNVWGNPKLHYDAQADCIWGDTKKKPLVQFQLKNDKVNIRLHENMERFFETRAGLVFYNGMILMAYEPDANVFSKIQQAPFSHVAEKGIAALDIAENNGAVAYIANDEIKLFVTLPDGTVHSYEKFISSVKYDLIKADPFLNLYNNELRIATDRGVVVFNLEYQSSAIQEKPVITSVNIGSKGMHKKLFFPFKDSTINLMKGRYDLQLQFASPYSDYEFTEFRYKLEPYDKEWTEWKSKINKKEYTGISGGEYQFLLQTRVNQSIIKQTSLNINVSRHWFQNKWILIPGIITIFLIFAYVAFLIIRAIKEKAHLSKLAYEKRLKQEAVESKNEQLIQFLEIISHKNSFLQDIKTILAGMRNSEACRCVKKIDAELNNEKKKFLYHKLFSENSRELVIRVSKDYPALTDNDIRILTLIRTNMSSREIAAILNISNRSFDTSRYRIRKKLGLNHDEDLNSFIRNL, from the coding sequence ATGGTACAAAATGTTCGTAGATGCCTGTTAACTAAGATGCTGTTGGCGTTTTTATTTATTGCCCTAACAGGCGAAGAAGCATTTTCTGCAAGAATAATACCAACGGTGAAATCTTTTGAAAAGACAGATTATAAAGCAGGAAGGCAGAATTGGGATATTGCAAAAGATAAAGATGGTATTATTTACTTTGCAAATACGGATGGTTTGCTATGTAATATCTTTGGAGAATGGACTCTTCATCAACTTGAAAAAGGGGGCAATGTTAGAGCTATTCATGCAGAAAATGATACTGTTTGGGTAGGGGGTATTGAGGAGTTCGGTTACTTTTTTAAACGCGATAATGGTGCTTTAGTGTATAGTAAACTTGGTGACCTGGACGGTGAAATTGTTTGGAAAGTAATAGCGTATGAAAATCAAATTATTTATCAAACCTATTTAGGTTTAATTATTTACGATAAAGCGACCAAAAAAGTAAAACGGAATACGTATACCGAAGAGTTTTGGACAATTACTGAATGGGAAGGAGAGCTATGGGCAATTGCAACCGGAGGCATTATTGGTGTTATCAGAGATAACAGGTTCTATCACAGGGAAGCATTTACAGAACAAGTAGCTGAAGTACGCCAAGTTTTTATACATGATAAGCGCTTGTTTATTGTAACGTTTAATGATGTTTTTGTTTATGATAAAAACACATTGACGAAATTAAAATTAGATGCTAAATTTAAAAATGTACAGTTTTTTACAGGATGCTCCCTTAACAAGAGTACTTTATTATTGGGCACCGTAACATCAGGTTTGATAAGCATTGATTATAAAACAGGGGACTATACATCCATAAGCACGGCAGAAGGCTTGCTTGATAATACAGTGCTGAGTTTAAAAACTGTTGAAGATAAAGGTGTTTGGTTAGGGTTGGATTATGGCATTGCAAAAGTTGAGTTTAAAAAAACCATCTATCCTATATTTGCCAAAGGAGCTACCTATCATATCAAAGATATTGGAAATAAGACTTACTTATCTACAAATAAAGGTGCATTTATATCTGAAAACGACCAAGCATTCCAGTTTATCGAAGGTAGTGCAGGGCAGGTGTGGAGAATTAGGGCTGTTAACAAGGTGCTTTATATGTGCCACAACGAAGGAGCCTATAAAATAATTAATCGGAAGTTACAGCCTGTCTTCGAGGAAACGGGTGTAATGGATATAGCCAGGTTCGGACAATCAGATTACTATTTGTTATCCGCCTACCATGGTGTTTTGCTGGTTAAATATACACAGGGCAAGTTCCAGTTTATTTCTAATCTTAACGTATGGGGAAATCCAAAACTACACTACGACGCGCAAGCAGATTGTATTTGGGGCGATACCAAAAAGAAACCTCTGGTGCAGTTTCAATTGAAGAATGATAAGGTTAACATTAGGCTTCATGAAAATATGGAGCGCTTTTTTGAAACCCGGGCAGGCTTAGTATTTTACAATGGGATGATTTTGATGGCCTACGAACCGGATGCCAATGTGTTTAGCAAGATACAACAAGCGCCATTTAGCCATGTGGCCGAAAAGGGGATTGCAGCTTTAGATATTGCAGAGAACAATGGGGCGGTGGCCTATATTGCCAACGATGAAATTAAATTATTTGTAACATTGCCGGATGGAACGGTTCACTCCTATGAGAAATTTATAAGCTCCGTAAAATATGATTTAATTAAAGCAGATCCATTTTTAAACTTATACAATAATGAACTTAGAATAGCTACCGACAGGGGTGTGGTGGTATTTAATTTGGAATACCAATCATCGGCAATTCAAGAAAAACCTGTAATTACATCGGTAAATATCGGTTCAAAGGGCATGCATAAAAAACTCTTTTTCCCCTTTAAGGACAGTACGATTAACCTGATGAAAGGAAGATATGATCTGCAGTTGCAATTTGCTTCGCCCTATTCTGATTATGAATTTACAGAGTTTAGGTATAAGCTTGAACCCTATGATAAAGAATGGACGGAATGGAAAAGTAAAATCAACAAAAAAGAGTATACAGGGATAAGTGGCGGTGAGTATCAATTTTTACTTCAAACCAGGGTTAATCAATCCATCATTAAACAAACCTCACTAAATATTAACGTAAGCCGGCATTGGTTTCAAAACAAGTGGATTCTTATTCCAGGAATTATTACCATATTCCTAATATTCGCTTATGTTGCCTTTTTAATTATAAGGGCGATAAAGGAAAAAGCGCATTTAAGCAAGCTGGCCTATGAAAAACGCTTGAAACAAGAGGCTGTTGAGTCAAAGAATGAGCAGTTGATCCAATTCCTTGAGATAATATCCCACAAAAACAGTTTTTTACAAGATATTAAAACTATTCTGGCCGGGATGCGAAATTCAGAGGCCTGCCGATGTGTAAAAAAAATAGATGCAGAACTCAATAATGAAAAGAAGAAATTTCTCTATCATAAACTTTTTTCCGAAAACAGTAGGGAATTAGTTATTCGTGTTTCAAAAGATTATCCTGCTTTAACGGATAATGATATACGAATACTTACATTGATCAGAACCAATATGAGTTCCAGGGAAATTGCAGCTATTCTCAATATCTCCAACCGAAGTTTCGATACGAGCAGGTACCGCATACGAAAAAAATTAGGGTTAAACCACGATGAAGATTTAAATTCTTTTATCCGCAACCTGTAA